The stretch of DNA TTCACGCTGACGGCTATCAAGTGCCTGAACTCGTTGACTATCCCGACGTCGAAGATGTGTTCGTAAAATAGGGTGTAGATCATGCTGTGCATGACGAAACTTGAGGGAGTCGCACGTTCCTGAGCAATGTCATGCATAGCATGACCTACAAAATTGACTGGAATAGGCATGCCCAACTATCGTCGCGCTCGCATCCCGGGGGGGTGCTATTTCTTCACCATCGTGACAGATCGCAGGGTGCCAATTCTTTGTCATCCTGCAGCGCGATCACTTCTAGGCAGGGTCATCCGGGAATGTCGTCAGCGTTGGCCGATGTTCATAAATGCTTTTGTATTGCTACCTGATCACCTACATACAATATGGACCTTGCCATCGGGCGATGATCGCTATGCAGCTCGGTGGGGCTGGATCAAGAAGGAGTTTGCTAAACATTGGGTAGAGCAAGGAGGCAAGCAACAATCCATTTCAGCCTCTCGTCACAACCAGAGGCGTCTTGGAGTATGGCAACCACGCTATTGGGAGCACACGATCGAAGATGACTACGATTTTGAGCGCCATTTCGATTACATTCACTACAATCCAGTGAAACACCGGTTTGCAGATTGTCCCAAAAACTGGCAATGGAGCAGCTTTCATCGTTGGGTCAAATCTGGCGTGTACTCTGAAAACTGGGCTTGTGGCAATGTGGTGCAGAATCAAATGAATTTCGCGGATCTCGAAAACAGCGTCGGCGAATAGCCGTAGGTCATGCTGTGCATGACGAAACTTGTAGGAGCTATGCGTCTTCGAGCAACGTCATGCACAGCATGACCTACGATTGTCGGGAGAGAAAACGATGACGTCACTGCGAAATATCCGGCAAGTTTTGGTTATTGTTGCGCTCGCCTACGTCGCCTCACCCACTCTCGCCGATTCGCCGCAAACCATCGAGATGCAACTTGCCGGCCAGGACGGCAATGAGCGACACGGTTACGGCAATTGCCAATGGCTGCACCCGCATGACACATGCCAAGAAACGGATTTGAAGCTGCCGGAGTTGGCGTCGGAGAATCCGGTGTTTTATGCGGCCAAGTTTGGTGAGGCGGATGACTCGGTGTTTACCTTTGTCATCGATAAGACTCCTGATAGCAAAAACAGCTACAATGTCGTTTACGTCGATGCGAATAACGACAACCGCATTGATCCTAAAACGGAACGATTTCCTTTCACGCTAGGTTCCACCCGTAAAGCAACTCCATTGCGGATCCCCTTAATGGTGACCAATGGGGACGTGACCGCTCCTTATTTTGTCAATTTTACGGCGTTCCCATATCAGGATAAAAATAACCGTAAACAACGCGTGCATGCCAATCTTCGCAATAGCTCCTACTACAAAGGCGAAGCCGATTTCGATGGGCAGCGGCACAATTTCATCGTTTTGGATCTGAACAGCAACGGTCGCTACAACGACTACGAACTGAAACTGTTCAAAGGGGATCGCTTGCTGATCGATTTGGACCACGATGGTCACTTCCGCAGTTTCGAAGACCCGAAAAAAAATGAGTCGTTCCCTTTAAGCCGGTTCACATTCGTGGCCGGTCGGTGGTTTTCGATCCTCCCCAGTCCTGATGGATCACGGGCTAAGATCGCGGCGGTCGATCCGCCCATGGGTGTGGTTGAGGCGGCGCCGCACGTCAGTCGTGTGAAGTTGCGGTCAGCATCGCAAACCTTGGATTTAATTTTCCACGACGGTCAGGCCGAGGCCATTGTCGGAGCGTATGAGATTCATGAAATCGAACTCACATCGCCCCGAGGAGAGGCTTTGGAGTGGAGCTTAACTGCTCGGCTTAAAAAAAATGACCGCCCTAAAGTGGTCGTCACCAAAGATGAGACGTTAAAGTTGGATGTTGGAGAACCGCTCCGTGTTGAATTGGATATCGAACCGCAAAAAAATCGCGCCCGCATGGTGAAACTTCGCATGCAGATTGTTGGCAACCGCGGTGCAACGTATTTGTACAACGAAGATCAAGAAATCGTTGCACCCCCCGGTCTGATTGTGCTCGATTCCAATGAACGTCCCGTGGCGACATGGCCAGTGCGCAATAGAATCATTCTTGGTGATATTGGGAACTCATGGTCCGTGCCCCGAAGTTTTACCGGCAAGTACGAACTCTGGCCGGTGGTCGATCTGCCCGGCCTGGACTTCGAAACCGTTGGACGTGAGGTCGAGTTTCGCGATGGCGAAATTGTGATGCCGTAGTGATCACGATCCACTGGCAGGGCTACGGCAGAACGGTTGTTCGAAAACCGCCTACGAATCGCGTGATAAAACCCGTGTGCAATGCGTCTGCACCAATGGGCGCAATTTGATTGTGGCGAATGGATTTAGGGATCGCCAGCTGAGAATCATAAAAAAACGGAACCATACTCGGTCCGTTTGCGTCCAATGCGTCGGCGATCATCGTCGCTGCGGGGATGTTCGCCTCTCATCTGGGCACATTCGTGCTGAGAAAAACGCTCTTCGCCGATGCATTTGCGGTGTTGCGCGCAAAATACACGTGGTTGGATTTTTATCCCAAGTCTGCCGAGTCGCGAAAAAATTGTGCTATTGGAATAAATAGTAGCCCAGTAACCCGTATAAGTATCGGCAAAGGGGCAGACTTCGAAAAAACGTGTGGGCAGATGTTTCGCGAGGTGACTTTGTGACAATATTGTCACGACCGCCAAAGCGGGATTGACTGACTGGGCGCGACGCAGGAGGATCTAACCTGCGTTTAATAAATGGTCGCCGCTTGCGAATAACTTGGAAATCGCGTAGATTGATTAGACAAATTACACTTGTACGCCATATCTATTGGCCCAGTGGGCACGGACTGTTTCATCATAGTTTGATTGACAATTGAGGAGCACGCATGCCGGATTCTGTAGCGCTGCCGGAAATGAAGCTTTCGGATAACGATGTCCAGGCGATTGACGATCTGCGTGACCTTTATGGTCGGCTCCGTACGGAGTTAGGACGCGTCATCGTCGGCCAAGAAGAAACGATCGAACGCTTGTCGATCTGCCTGTTCGCCCGCGGGCATGCTCTGTTGATGGGAGTGCCGGGGCTGGCCAAAACGCTATTGGTGAGCAAATTGGCCGAAACCATGTCGCTGAAATTCAGCCGCATCCAGTTCACACCCGACCTGATGCCGATGGACATCACCGGGACCGACATTCTGCAGGATAGCGAGCACGGGCGGCGGGAATTTCAGTTCGTGCATGGTCCGGTCTTTGCCAATATGGTGTTGGCCGACGAAATCAACCGCGCTCCTCCCAAGACCCAAGCGGCGATGCTCGAAGCGATGCAAGAGCATAAAGTGACCGCTGTCGGCAAAACCTTTCCGCTGGAAGAACCGTTCCTGGTACTGGCGACGCAGAATCCGGTCGAGCAGGAAGGGACCTATCCGTTGCCCGAAGCGCAATTGGATCGGTTCATGTTCTTGATCGAACTCGATTATCCGTCCGAAGCTGAGGAAGTGAAAATCGCCCGGACCACGACCGGTGATGCGTTGCCGGAATTGGAACACTTGGTGCATGCGGCGGAAATCATCGCCCATCAAAACCTGGTCCGCCGCGTTCCGGTGCCCGATCATATCTATACTTACTCTGCGCGATTGGTGCGGCAGACGCGACCAGCTGGCGACTCCGCTCCCGAATGGCTGAAGCCGTTGGTCGCCTGGGGAGCCGGTCCGCGGGCGGTGCAAAATCTCATTCTGGCTGCCAAAGCGCGGGCGGCATTGATGGGAAGTTACATGGTTCGGCTGGAGGATATTCAGGAAGTCGCCGCTCCGGTATTAACGCACCGGGTGATCACGACGTTTGCGGCGCAGGCGGAGGGCATTAGCGCGAAGGAAATCGTGCGGCGCCTGATTGAGGAAACCAGCACAGACGAATAACGGCGGGGTCTTTGCATGGGTTATAGAGCCAGTTTCAAAACCCGGTTGCGCTTGTTCTAGAAACGTTCAGATCAATGTCGGTGAGACGCGTCAGAGGGTTTTGAAACAACTATTAGAGACCTGAGGTCGTGAAGGTGGCAAGGTCGGGAGACCTTGCCACAACTAGTGGCCCTGCCGCAACTGGTATCCAGAGTTGTGTGCGGGTTTTCTGTAACCTGTCGATTCGACTGGTGAAGGAGTCGTTGATGTTTCCGGATGGTAATCGCCGGGAGTTCTTGGATCCGTCGGCGCTGTCGCGCTTATCGGGTTTGCCGCTGTTCGCGCGGCGGCCGATGATGGGCAGCGTCTCCGGTCGACATCCCAGTCCGCACCGCGGCGCCAGCGTGGAGTTTGCGGAGTACCGGAAGTATGTCCCAGGCGACGATTTGCGGCGGCTCGATTGGCGGGCTTATGGCCGGACCGACCGTTTCTATGTCAAGGAATTCGAGGCGGATACCAACCTGCGGTGTTGCCTGGTGCTCGATACCAGCGGCTCAATGGACTTCGGCAGCGGCGACATCACCAAGTTGCAGTATGCCCGCAAGATCGCCGGCGCATTGAGTTATCTAGCGGTCCAACAAGGGGACGCCATCGGCCTTTCCTGTGTGGCCGAGAACATGATTCAAAATATCCCGCCGCGACGAAATCCTGCGCACCTGATGCACGTGTTTGACACGTTGGAGAAAGCTGTCCCCAAGGATGGCACGCAGTTGACGAGCGTGTTGCACGAGTTGGCTGAAACGATTCGTCAACGGGCGTTGATTGTGATCATCTCCGACTTTTTTGTGGAACCGGCGGAGTTGCGGAGCTGTTTCGAGCATCTGCAATTTCGCAAACACGATGTCACCGCGTTCCACTTGTTGGATCCACAGGAGTTGGGATTCGAATTTCGCCGCCCGATGCGGTTTTTGGATATGGAAGGTGGGCCGGCCATTTTTGCTGAGCCAAACGAGATTGCCGACCGTTATCATAAAGCACTTCAAGAGTATCTGGAGAATCTCAAACAGGTCGTGTTGCAGACAGGAATCGATTACCACCGCACAG from Symmachiella dynata encodes:
- a CDS encoding DUF58 domain-containing protein: MFPDGNRREFLDPSALSRLSGLPLFARRPMMGSVSGRHPSPHRGASVEFAEYRKYVPGDDLRRLDWRAYGRTDRFYVKEFEADTNLRCCLVLDTSGSMDFGSGDITKLQYARKIAGALSYLAVQQGDAIGLSCVAENMIQNIPPRRNPAHLMHVFDTLEKAVPKDGTQLTSVLHELAETIRQRALIVIISDFFVEPAELRSCFEHLQFRKHDVTAFHLLDPQELGFEFRRPMRFLDMEGGPAIFAEPNEIADRYHKALQEYLENLKQVVLQTGIDYHRTVIDEDYEKVLTQFLAGRTRARGVR
- a CDS encoding AAA family ATPase; protein product: MPDSVALPEMKLSDNDVQAIDDLRDLYGRLRTELGRVIVGQEETIERLSICLFARGHALLMGVPGLAKTLLVSKLAETMSLKFSRIQFTPDLMPMDITGTDILQDSEHGRREFQFVHGPVFANMVLADEINRAPPKTQAAMLEAMQEHKVTAVGKTFPLEEPFLVLATQNPVEQEGTYPLPEAQLDRFMFLIELDYPSEAEEVKIARTTTGDALPELEHLVHAAEIIAHQNLVRRVPVPDHIYTYSARLVRQTRPAGDSAPEWLKPLVAWGAGPRAVQNLILAAKARAALMGSYMVRLEDIQEVAAPVLTHRVITTFAAQAEGISAKEIVRRLIEETSTDE
- a CDS encoding REP-associated tyrosine transposase, whose amino-acid sequence is MPNYRRARIPGGCYFFTIVTDRRVPILCHPAARSLLGRVIRECRQRWPMFINAFVLLPDHLHTIWTLPSGDDRYAARWGWIKKEFAKHWVEQGGKQQSISASRHNQRRLGVWQPRYWEHTIEDDYDFERHFDYIHYNPVKHRFADCPKNWQWSSFHRWVKSGVYSENWACGNVVQNQMNFADLENSVGE